A genomic region of Vanessa tameamea isolate UH-Manoa-2023 chromosome 11, ilVanTame1 primary haplotype, whole genome shotgun sequence contains the following coding sequences:
- the LOC113395180 gene encoding ubiquitin domain-containing protein 2 — protein sequence MGGCIGITRSRSGPIEESSGSVSRPNSGGLRKNQSLCHETIRWKSDMPLTEGQLRSKRDDFWDTAPAFEGRKEIWDALRAAAVAAEAMDFQLAQAILDGASVSVPNGYLTECYDEWGTRYQVPIYCLSAPINMMKEASGRDSPAECSEPVEGGVALALRLRLSTGGPDLDLPVCSRHTIAHCKAKLHAQENIEPWRQRWFYGGKLLGDRLLVEEARVTPGYVVQVIVAPDEHEPHS from the exons ATGGGCGGTTGCATTGGAATAACTAGAAGCAGGAGTGGGCCCATAGAGGAATCTTCGGGATCGGTGTCGCGGCCTAATTCGG GCGGATTGCGGAAGAACCAGTCACTGTGTCACGAGACGATAAGGTGGAAATCTGATATGCCGTTAACGGAGGGTCAATTGAGGAGTAAGAGGGATGATTTTTGGGATACTGCTCCGGCGTTCGAGGGTCGTAAAGAGATCTGGGACGCACTACGGGCGGCAGCAGTTGCCGCTGAAGCCATGGACTTTCAGCTCGCGCAAGCTATACTTGACGGTGCTAGTGTTTCTGTGCCAAATGGCTACCTGACAGAGTGCTATGATGAATGGGGGACCAGATATCAG GTTCCGATATACTGCCTGTCGGCTCCTATAAACATGATGAAGGAGGCGAGCGGGCGCGACTCGCCGGCGGAGTGTTCGGAGCCCGTGGAGGGCGGCGTGGCGCTGGCGTTGCGGCTGCGGCTGTCCACCGGCGGCCCCGACCTCGACCTGCCCGTCTGCTCGAGGCACACTATTGCGCACTGCAAGGCCAAGCTACAC GCTCAGGAGAACATCGAGCCGTGGCGGCAGCGCTGGTTCTACGGCGGGAAGCTGCTCGGTGACCGCCTGCTGGTGGAGGAGGCGCGCGTGACGCCCGGATACGTGGTGCAGGTCATCGTGGCGCCCGATGAGCACGAGCCGCACAGCTAG
- the LOC113395183 gene encoding tubulin alpha-1C chain-like, which produces MAIKEVIHIHIGQAGVQVGNACWELYCLEHGIRPDGILAHSNDISSGAFFNQTGGGKVVPRAVMVDLEPIPIDEIRTGTYRSLFHPTSLITGKEDAASNFARGYFSIGREMIDLALNRIRLVAEECNCLQGFIIFRSFGGGTGSGFTALLLDGLTRDYKKLSKIEFAIYPAPKISPIIVEPYNAVFTTHACMDTEDVCFIFDNESLYDILARLLDVPRPTYTNLNRLIAQVVSGMTTSLRFEGSLNVELVEFRTNLIPYPRIHYPLVTFAPFVPPSRSMHETMTTQQLMMSCFEPSNQMIKCDPRNGSYMSCCLLFRGDINPNDINSTITHIKSLRTIRFVPWSPTGFKIGVNFQPPTTVPGGDLAAMQRAVVMVSNSSAVRVAWERLCKKFYLMYAKRAFVHHYVGEGLEEREFKYALQNIKALSNDYRELET; this is translated from the exons ATGGCAATT AAAGAAGTAATACACATTCATATTGGTCAAGCTGGAGTTCAAGTTGGAAACGCTTGCTGGGAATTATATTGTCTGGAACATGGCATTAGGCCTGACGGTATACTAGCGCACTCCAATGATATAAGTTCCGGAGCATTTTTTAATCAAACTGGCGGTGGTAAAGTTGTTCCAAGAGCTGTCATGGTTGATTTGGAACCTATACCaatag atgaaataagAACGGGAACATATCGCAGCCTTTTTCACCCTACATCCTTAATTACCGGTAAAGAAGACGCAGCTAGTAATTTTGCAAGAGGTTATTTCAGCATTGGAAGAGAAATGATTGATTTAGCATTAAACAGAATTCGATTAGTAGCTGAAGAATGTAATTGCCTGCAAGGCTTCataatatttagatcttttggAGGTGGAACAGGATCGGGTTTTACAGCACTTTTACTGGATGGACTGACAAGGGATTACAAAAAACTCTCGAAAATAGAATTCGCAATCTATCCAGCTCCTAAGATATCGCCAATTATTGTAGAACCATATAATGCTGTTTTTACAACGCATGCATGTATGGATACAGAAGATGTGTGCTTTATTTTTGACAATGAATCATTGTATGATATTTTAGCCCGTCTTTTAGACGTACCGCGTCCTACTTACACAAATTTAAACAGACTTATTGCCCAG gtAGTATCCGGTATGACGACGTCATTGAGATTTGAAGGTTCTTTAAATGTGGAATTGGTAGAATTCAGAACAAATTTAATACCTTATCCAAGAATTCATTATCCTTTAGTTACATTCGCTCCGTTCGTTCCGCCGTCTAGATCAATGCACGAAACTATGACCACACAACAGTTGATGATGTCCTGTTTCGAACCTTCCAATCAGATGATCAAGTGTGACCCGAGAAATGGAAGCTACATGTCGTGTTGTTTATTATTCAGAGGAGATATTAATCCGAATGATATCAATTCAACTATTACTCACATAAAAAGCTTACGCACTATAAGATTTGTACCTTGGTCACCAACAGGATTTAAG ATTGGTGTAAATTTTCAACCACCAACAACTGTCCCTGGTGGTGATTTAGCTGCGATGCAAAGAGCAGTTGTAATGGTATCCAACTCATCAGCTGTACGGGTAGCTTGGGAGCGTCTTTgtaaaaaattttacttaatgtaTGCAAAACGCGCTTTTGTACATCACTACGTTGGTGAAGGATTAGAAGAAAGAGAATTTAAATATGCATTGCAAAACATCAAAGCGCTATCAAATGATTACAGAGAATTGGaaacttaa
- the LOC113395169 gene encoding cytochrome c oxidase assembly protein COX15 homolog codes for MWITQGCRCIQSLKVAPSKLLRSNTSIHSHLASRKLITSARTIKNNTGFNKCFTLRDLIKSNGIIARFCSTSPKPKQSKAVGYWLLGCSGMVFTAVVLGGVTRLTESGLSMVTWKLLGEKLPRSEEEWQTEFETYKQYPEYKYKNMNITISEFKRIWYMEYAHRTWGRAIGAAVFLPAAWFWARGYLDRAMKVRVGAYCVLVAAQGLMGWYMVKSGLEDRFQGPSDVPRVSQYRLAAHLSLAFILYSALVAGSLRMLRPFPSGYTIKRIKALKSLTALAHTVKAMVFFTAVSGAFVAGLDAGLVYNSFPKMGDEWIPSDILSLRPRARNVTENPTTVQFDHRVLGTGTLLAASAAGLLAARRPLSPAARRVALAVAAAAWLQVGLGITTLLTYVPTPVAASHQAGSLVLLTLAVWLTHEIKLLKYIPK; via the exons ATGTGGATAACACAAGGATGTCGTTGTATTCAGTCGTTGAAAGTGGCTCCAAGTAAGCTGCTGAGATCAAACACAAGTATACACAGCCATTTGGCCTCAAGGAAGTTAATTACATCGGCTagaaccataaaaaataatacaggatttaataaatgttttact CTACGGGACTTGATCAAATCAAATGGCATTATTGCAAGATTCTGCTCTACATCACCTAAGCCAAAGCAGAGTAAAGCAGTTGGGTACTGGCTTCTTGGCTGCAGTGGAATGGTGTTTACTGCTGTAGTCCTAG GTGGAGTAACACGTTTAACAGAGTCTGGTCTTTCAATGGTGACATGGAAGCTACTAGGAGAAAAGCTTCCTAGAAGTGAAGAAGAATGGCAGACAGAATTTGAGACATATAAGCAATACCCTGAATACAAATA CAAAAACATGAACATTACAATCTCGGAGTTCAAGCGGATCTGGTATATGGAGTACGCGCACCGCACGTGGGGCCGTGCCATCGGAGCCGCGGTGTTCCTGCCCGCCGCGTGGTTCTGGGCGCGCGGGTACCTGGACCGCGCCATGAAGGTCCGCGTCGGGGCCTACTGCGTGCTCGTGGCCGCGCAA GGGCTAATGGGCTGGTACATGGTTAAATCCGGTCTTGAAGACAGATTCCAAGGCCCATCAGATGTTCCTAGAGTGTCCCAATATCGTCTGGCCGCTCATCTCAGCTTGGCCTTCATTCTGTACTCGGCCCTCGTCGCCGGATCCCTGAGAATGCTTCGTCCATTCCCTTCGGGCTACACGATTAAGAGAATCAAGGCGTTGAAGAGTCTCACTGCGCTCGCGCACACAGTCAAAGCCATGGTGTTCTTCACTGCCGTTTCGG GCGCGTTCGTGGCCGGCCTCGACGCGGGACTCGTGTACAACTCGTTCCCGAAGATGGGCGACGAGTGGATCCCGAGCGACATCCTGTCGTTACGCCCGCGCGCGCGCAACGTGACGGAGAACCCCACGACGGTGCAGTTCGACCACCGCGTGCTCGGCACGGGCACGCTGCTGGCGGCCAGCGCCGCGGGGCTGCtcgccgcgcgccgcccgctgtcgcccgccgcgcgccgcgTGGCGCTCGCCGTCGCCGCCGCCGCCTGGCTGCAG GTGGGTCTGGGTATCACGACGCTGCTGACGTACGTGCCGACGCCGGTGGCCGCCAGCCACCAGGCGGGCTCGCTGGTGCTGCTGACGCTGGCCGTATGGCTCACGCACGAGATCAAGCTGCTCAAGTACATCCCCAAGTGA
- the LOC135193494 gene encoding alpha-ketoglutarate-dependent dioxygenase alkB homolog 6, producing the protein MINDTFPIQKYKVTTVEPTAYYVSEFITPQEEKYILSNIYSSPKPKWTQLSNRRLQNWGGIPHSKGMIAEEIPHWLQTYNERIHHLNLMNGNKPNHVLVNEYLPDQGILPHLDGSLFYPTITTISAGSHTVLKFLQPISNECSKLKPVFSFLLEPRSLLVLQDKLFSYYLHSIDEVSEDLLDDFVVNLNMCSDKYVKDTTVVRDTRISLTIRHVPKTTTFKINIGNKR; encoded by the exons atgataaacgaTACCTTTCCTATACAGAAGTATAAAGTAACCACT GTCGAGCCAACAGCATATTACGTATCAGAGTTTATAACACCGCAGGAAGAgaagtatattttatcaaatatatactcATCTCCAAAACCAAAATGGACCCAGCTCTCCAACAGAAGATTACAGAATTGGGGTGGAATTCCACACAGTAAAGGCATGATAGCTGAAGAAATACCACATTGGCTGCAAACATATAATGAGAGAATTCATCATTTAAACTTAATGAATGGTAATAAACCCAACCATGTCCTTGTTAATGAATACTTACCTGATCAAGGCATACTCCCACATCTAGATGGATCATTATTCTACCCTACAATAACAACAATCTCTGCAGGTTCACATACAGTATTAAAATTCTTGCAGCCAATATCTAATGAATGTTCTAAATTAAAACCAGTGTTCTCTTTTCTCTTGGAGCCAAGAAGTTTACTTGTCCTACAGGATAAGTTGTTTAGCTACTATTTGCATAGTATTGACGAAGTGAGTGAAGATTTGTTGGATGATTTTGTAGTGAACCTAAATATGTGTTCTGATAAGTATGTAAAAGATACAACAGTGGTTCGTGATACAAGGATATCTTTGACAATAAGACATGTGCCAAAAACAACaactttcaaaattaatattggtaACAAAAGGTGA